The sequence below is a genomic window from Actinomycetota bacterium.
GCGTCACTCGCGGCGCGGTGACGGACTTCGTCTGCCTGTGGCGATGGCCGGCCTTTAACCTCGCCGACGTGGCGCTCGTGGCTGCGGTGCCGCTCGCGGTGGGCGCGCTCCTGTGAACGCGCGGCAGGAACCGGTCGAACGGCGCACCGCAGCGACGTTTCTCGGCCGGCGCGTGCTGTTCCACATCGGTCGCAGCCCCCTTCCTTCCTACGCCGCGATGTTGTACCTCGGCTGCGTGCTCGGCACCTGGGCCGGGGCGTGGATGGCGTCGCAGCGGGACCTCGACGTGAGCCGATTCGTCATCGCAACAATCGCACTGCTGCTGCCAGCGCTCGGTGGTTCGCGTGCGCTGTACGTGCTCCAGCACCGAGACCACTTCCGGGACGATCGTCGCGCGGTCATGCGCCGCGGTGCCGGTGGCGCGACGTTGTTCGGCGGCCTCGCACTCGTCATCCCCGTGTCGATCGTCGTGCTGTGGCTCGCCCACCTCCCCTACTGGCGCTTCTGGGACGCAGCGTCCGTCACGATGCTCGTCGGCCTCGCGATCACCCGCGTCGGCTGCTTGATGAACGGGTGCTGCGTCGGGCGCGCCACCCAAGGCTGGTACGGCGTGGTACTCCCAGACGTCCACGGCCGGTGGGAGCGCCGCATCCCGACGCAGCTGCTCGAGATAACGTTCGCGATCGTCATGCTGGCAATCGTCCTCACGGTGCAGCCGCATGTCGAGGTCGACGGTGTGATCTTCGCTGCCGTCGTCGGCTCCTACACGCTCGCTCGATTCGCGACCCGATCGTTACGCGCATGGCTCACGGCCCCACGAACGCTCACAGGACGGAGATCGCCGCTTTGAAATGCGCCTGCACACGGGCTCCAGCGAGCGGCAGCCCGTACACCGCCACCTCGTCGATCCGCCCGTGGAACGGCCGCACCGGTGTGGCATCGGGACCGGGGCCCGCGCCGATCCGTAGCCGCTCGGTCCCGTTGGCGACGTAGAACACGGGAACAGTTACCGATCCCACTGACTCGTCCGGCGTCGCATTGTCGGCGTTGACGTAGAGCCGCAGGCACTTCTCCTTCTGCGTGTACGTCATCACGACGTGACGCCAACCGTCGCGCTCGAGGCCGTCACCAAGTGCTGCCTCGAGCGTCGTGTCGGCACCCGGGTTGCCAAGTCGGGCCACGACCTTCGGTGTCGGCGTCATCACGACTTCCAGGCTGTATCCGCTCACCAGCGCGCCGGCCGACTCCTTGAACGACCCCACCACCACCTCCCGGCTCGCAATCGTCGGATCAGGGCGTACCCACGCCTCCACGGTCAGGTCGACGGGCGGGTTGAGCAGCAGGTGGTAGTCGACCTCCACGTAGCCGGTCGCACCGTCGAACTCCGCCGCACGATCGAGCGGATCCTGCCCGACCGAGAGCGCGCCCGGCACGGTGCGGTTGACCGCCGCAGGATTCACGTAGGCGCCGTCGTGGCGGTCGGCGGCCACGTTCGTGTGGACGTCAGCTGCCGTGACGCCTTGGTCGTCGAGGCGCCAGTACCCGCGGAGGTCCTCTGCTGGGCCGAAGCGAACTATATTGTCGTACTTCTTAGCGGCCGCTTCGGCAGCGGCATCCGCGGCAGCCGTGTCCTTGCCGATCTGCTCGCCCTCGGCACGACCGTCTGCAAAGCCCTCCTCCTTTCCGATCGCACGGCCTTCCTCCTTGCCCTTCAGGTACGGCCCCTCGCCGACGCAGCCGGCGAAGGAAAACAGCAGCACGACGGGGAGCACGAGGAGAGGCACCAGGACGAGCAGAATCGTGGTCATTGTGCCGCCTCCTCGTCTTCGATGGGCTCGAGCGAATCGGTGTCCAGCTCGTCGAAACCCGGACTTTCGCCGACCGCCGTCACGAAGCCGGAGCGGTCCACGTGCACGACGGTCGGCCACGTGCGGATCCCAAACCGATCGGTTATCGTCCCGGCTGCGTCCGGCATCGGCTGGACCGCGCCGCCGGCATTATCGGCGAGCTCGCGTGCAGTCGTACCATCGTCCCCGTCGACGACGAGGAAGACGAGCGGCTCTTCGTCGTCCGATGATCGCTCCAGCATCGGTGCGAGCGCGGCGTGCGACACGTCGGTGTCGTGACGGACGAAGGCGACGATCGCGTCGCG
It includes:
- a CDS encoding prolipoprotein diacylglyceryl transferase, producing MNARQEPVERRTAATFLGRRVLFHIGRSPLPSYAAMLYLGCVLGTWAGAWMASQRDLDVSRFVIATIALLLPALGGSRALYVLQHRDHFRDDRRAVMRRGAGGATLFGGLALVIPVSIVVLWLAHLPYWRFWDAASVTMLVGLAITRVGCLMNGCCVGRATQGWYGVVLPDVHGRWERRIPTQLLEITFAIVMLAIVLTVQPHVEVDGVIFAAVVGSYTLARFATRSLRAWLTAPRTLTGRRSPL